ATGGCCGCCAGCAATGACCTTCGCGGCTGGGTTATGAGCGCTGTCTCTGGCGTGGGTAAGCTTGACATCTCTCTGGTTTATTTCTATACAGTATCTAATATAGAATAGCCTGCATTCTGGGCTCCGCCGTTGTCTGCGCCGACCTCGTCCTCCGCCGCTTCTCCCACCGCAAGGACTTTCAGATCGTCACCAACAATGGCTTCCTTTCAGCTTCGTTGTGTCTCAGTGCGGGTGTCATGGTACGCTTTCACGAGTATGGAGTTTTGAACAGTGGAGAATGTGCTGACTTTTCAGCTCTTCACCTCCCTCTACAGCATGCTGCCCACCTCGAAACGTTACCTGACCAAGGCGGGCTGGTCCCCTCGAGCTTCAGCGTACGCTCTGATAGGTCTATTTCTCGCTGGTGTTATAGTGATTCGTCTCCTCTCCGGTCTAATTCACCGTTATATTCCCTCGCATGTCGTCGACTGCGCCCATACCCATGAGCCTGAGCATGACCCGGAGCGCGGTCGAGTTGAAGAACCTGTGCGGAACGAGAATGAAAATCTGGACGTTGATGGAAGCACCGAACGCACCCCGCTGCTTAAACGGATCGAGCCCCGTTCGTTCACATCTACACCCGCTGTTCTTCAGGCTGGGAAGGCTGGGCCAAGGAACGTACAAAAGAAGGAGCCCCTCCGGATGCGTTTGACTCGGCAGATCAGCGTGCTTGTTGGTGGGGTGAAGCCTTTGTGTGATGAAAACGGTCCTTGCTACGGATTCTCTCAGACCTGTGGTGGCGAATGTACCAAGACCCTCGTTGCGAAGCCAACGAATCTGCCAGACGAGAATGCGCGGCCCTTGAGACACCACCGGAGTATGACTCGGTTTGAAGAGCCCACATGGCCgggtgatgatgaagagcCTGGCAATCTTCAGATCCCAGCCAGATGGCCCCAGAGTCATCCCCGCGCTCTCTCCGAAGGTGCCCAGCGGATCGGTTACTTGGATGGGAGCAGCTCCTCCTCACATAGTGAATTTCTCGAACATCGATGCAAATTGCCAAATAACGCACACTCTGACGATGTCAACgatcaacagcaacaagGAGAAGACGAACATGGCGATCATCAGCATTCGCCgcagcatcaccaccacGTCCCCCAAAATGCATTCCTCTCCATCGGTCTGCAGACTTCAGTGGCCATCGCTCTGCACAAACTCCCTGAAGGCTTCATCACATATGCCACTAATCACGCCAGCCCTACCCTGGGTATGACCGTCT
This sequence is a window from Aspergillus chevalieri M1 DNA, chromosome 5, nearly complete sequence. Protein-coding genes within it:
- a CDS encoding Zn(2+) transporter ZRT3 (COG:P;~EggNog:ENOG410PITS;~InterPro:IPR003689;~PFAM:PF02535;~TransMembrane:8 (o12-33i45-67o87-106i348-365o385-408i415-438o458-478i490-508o);~go_component: GO:0016020 - membrane [Evidence IEA];~go_function: GO:0046873 - metal ion transmembrane transporter activity [Evidence IEA];~go_process: GO:0030001 - metal ion transport [Evidence IEA];~go_process: GO:0055085 - transmembrane transport [Evidence IEA]); this translates as MAASNDLRGWVMSAVSGVACILGSAVVCADLVLRRFSHRKDFQIVTNNGFLSASLCLSAGVMLFTSLYSMLPTSKRYLTKAGWSPRASAYALIGLFLAGVIVIRLLSGLIHRYIPSHVVDCAHTHEPEHDPERGRVEEPVRNENENLDVDGSTERTPLLKRIEPRSFTSTPAVLQAGKAGPRNVQKKEPLRMRLTRQISVLVGGVKPLCDENGPCYGFSQTCGGECTKTLVAKPTNLPDENARPLRHHRSMTRFEEPTWPGDDEEPGNLQIPARWPQSHPRALSEGAQRIGYLDGSSSSSHSEFLEHRCKLPNNAHSDDVNDQQQQGEDEHGDHQHSPQHHHHVPQNAFLSIGLQTSVAIALHKLPEGFITYATNHASPTLGMTVFLALFIHNISEGFAMALPLYLALNSRWKAMFWSSLLGGISQPAGAGLAALWIWGSQKASGDHGSEMSGPSWGVYGGLFAATAGIMTSVALQLFSEGLSLTHNRNLGIGFAIAGMGLMGLSFALTA